From the Theobroma cacao cultivar B97-61/B2 chromosome 2, Criollo_cocoa_genome_V2, whole genome shotgun sequence genome, one window contains:
- the LOC108660663 gene encoding uncharacterized mitochondrial protein AtMg00860-like encodes MVVFIDDILIYLRSWEEDAQHLRIMLQTLREHRLYAKFSKCTFWLSSVGFLEHIASKDGVQVDPNKVEAIENWARPTTVTKIKSFLGLAGYCRQFVKDFSKIASPLTRLTQKGVKFEWSEAYEHSFKTLKACLTFTPVLSLPCGSGGYTIYCDASRVGLGCVLIQHGRVIAYASRQLKRHE; translated from the coding sequence ATGGTTGTCttcattgatgacattttAATATACTTGAGAAGTTGGGAAGAGGACGCACAACATTTAAGGATTATGCTACAGACCCTACGGGAGCATAGATTGTACGCGAAATTTTCTAAGTGCACGTTTTGGTTGAGTAGTGTTGGTTTTCTGGAACATATTGCATCTAAGGATGGAGTACAAGTAGATCCCAATAAAGTTGAGGCAATTGAGAATTGGGCTAGACCCACGACAGTTACGAAAATCAAGAGTTTTCTAGGATTGGCTGGGTATTGTCGACAATTTGTGAAAGATTTCTCTAAGATAGCCTCTCCGCTAACGAGGTTAACTCAAAAGGGAGTAAAATTTGAATGGTCAGAAGCTTATGAACACAgttttaaaacattaaaagcTTGTTTGACTTTCACACCCGTATTAAGTCTGCCATGTGGGTCTGGGGGCTACACTATTTATTGTGATGCTTCGAGGGTTGGATTAGGATGTGTCTTGATACAGCATGGTAGAGTCATCGCTTATGCCTCAAGACAACTTAAGAGGCATGAATAG